Proteins from a single region of Verrucomicrobiota bacterium:
- a CDS encoding metalloregulator ArsR/SmtB family transcription factor yields MSKRSAHPVLSDQALELIAARFKLLSEPSRLKLINALEAGEKNVTELMAATDLNQANVSRHLQALTDAGILSRRKEGLKVFYRIADPGIFTLCEHVCGSLQKRLAEHAKAFGGI; encoded by the coding sequence ATGTCGAAACGATCCGCACATCCCGTTCTTTCCGATCAGGCGCTTGAACTCATCGCCGCCCGCTTCAAGCTCCTAAGCGAACCGAGCCGTTTGAAACTCATTAACGCCCTCGAAGCCGGTGAGAAGAACGTCACCGAGTTGATGGCCGCCACCGACCTGAACCAGGCCAATGTCTCCCGGCATCTCCAGGCCCTGACCGATGCTGGCATCCTCAGCCGCCGCAAGGAGGGGCTGAAGGTGTTTTACCGGATCGCTGATCCGGGCATCTTTACCCTGTGCGAACACGTGTGTGGCAGCCTGCAAAAACGCCTGGCAGAACATGCGAAGGCGTTTGGTGGTATTTAA